One genomic segment of Acanthopagrus latus isolate v.2019 chromosome 14, fAcaLat1.1, whole genome shotgun sequence includes these proteins:
- the LOC119032754 gene encoding ras-related protein Rab-19-like: protein MQTPGPEHDDSFDFLFKIILIGDSNVGKTCVVQNFKSGVFSEKQQNTIGVDFSVRTVDIEGKKVKMQVWDTAGQERFRTITQSYYRSAHGAIIAYDITRRTTFDSVTHWIKEVELYGATNVVLVLIGNKSDLEQERQVQFEEACNLSKDRGILAALETSAKESQNVEEAFMMMARELLARNGLNVQQGDSESNSTPRVLLRANSRPVNGIAGAYAPPEKKSCC from the exons atgCAGACCCCGGGACCTGAGCATGACGACTCTTTTGACTTCCTGTTCAAAATCATCCTGATCGGGGACTCTAATGTGGGGAAGACCTGCGTGGTTCAGAATTTCAAGTCAGGGGTTTTctcagagaagcagcagaacacCATCGGAGTGGACTTCAGCGTGCGGACCGTGGACATCGAGGGGAAGAAAGTAAAG ATGCAGGTGTGGGACACGGCAGGTCAGGAGAGGTTTCGCACCATCACCCAGAGCTACTACCGCAGCGCTCATGGCGCCATCATCGCCTACGACATCACAAGGCGCACCACCTTTGACTCCGTGACTCACTGGATAAAGGAGGTGGAACTCTACGGAGCGACTAATGTGGTGCTGGTTCTCATAG GTAACAAAAGTGACCTGGAGCAGGAACGTCAGGTACAGTTTGAGGAGGCCTGCAACCTATCGAAAGATCGAGGCATACTAGCTGCTCTAGAAACATCTGCAAAG GAGAGTCAGAATGTGGAAGAAGCCTTTATGATGATGGCCAGAGAGCTGCTGGCTCGCAATGGCCTCAATGTCCAGCAGGGGGACTCGGAGAGCAACAGCACACCTCGAGTTCTGCTGCGGGCCAACTCACGGCCGGTCAATGGCATCGCAGGCGCCTACGCCCCACCGGAGAAGAAGTCGTGTTGCTGA